Part of the Oncorhynchus nerka isolate Pitt River linkage group LG14, Oner_Uvic_2.0, whole genome shotgun sequence genome is shown below.
CCCAGAGGTGCACGGTGCCATCACAGCTGACCACCTCCTGGAGCGCTTCCAGTTGGCCAACATAGAACACAGACTTCTTATGATCTGTGTAGGTCAGCCTTGGCTCCACCTCCCGTGTCCCGTCGCCGTGGTTATAGAGGGGCCACAGCTTCACAGTCTTGTCCTTGCTGCCAGACAGAAAGTAGTCCTCTCCAGCCAGTGGTGCCAAACACTTAGCCGCGCCCGAATGGCCCAGGAAGCTCTGCAGGCGGATCTGGTGGAAGTGGAAGTGGGGATCCTGCTGATTGAGACCGATCTCATACTGCCAGTAGGCCAGCCAGTTGCCCTGCAGGGAACGGCCACTGCGAGGGAGCTCTTGCTTCAGAGCGCTGTCCTCGGGGGTAGGACCCACCATCCAGGAgtaagaggagaaggaggggccCAGGGATGGAGTGGTGAAAGTGGAGGCAGATGTGATGACAGGCTGAGTATGACTAGGCCGGGGGTGGCCCCAGTTGTCTaacgagcccaggttggggctcCCACACGCTGGCTCAGAGTCACGGGCCACCTGGATGCGGTTGCCCACCAGATGGCTGCCAAAGGTACCTGACTCTGGGAGGGTGTCTGAGCCCAGGGGTGTGGAGGAGCTGTAGGGGGCAGGGAAGGGGCTGCGGCCCACATGGCGTCCCAGACCTGGGGAGGGGCCAATGGAGCAGGTGGTGGGGGGCATTTCTACCCTGTCCTTGGACCCTGCTGGGGGGTTGGCATTAGGACTGCCAGGGCTCACCCTGGAGTGGTAGGACTGGGCCAAACTCCAGACCAGCTCGTGGTTGGAAACAAGCTTACGGATCGCTACATCGCCTTGAAGGGCCAAAGGACACAATGCTTTGAGTACCATTAAGGACATATAAGGAACATGTAGAATTCAGAGCTTAAGATGGATTGTATGTATTTATAaactggtttgtgtgtgtgtctacctgtctgtgtatgtgtgtgtgtgtcacctatGAGGCAGTAGAAGGGGATGTAGGAGGCGTATGCCATCTCAGGGTTAAACACGGCCTGCAGTTCCTCCAGAACCCCCAGCTCACACGTCACCTCTGACCCGTCCGGCGTACGCACATCCAACAAGATGTATTCTCCCACCTCCCTGCGGGGGGCGCTCTCCATCTACAccacacagaggagaggacagaacaaTGGAATTAAATAAAAGTCTCACCATTTAACATATGCTAAAAGATCGAGCTCACATATCAAAACTAATACATTTGAATTTTCTGGCTTTTAACCAGCCTAACTTCACTTAAACATTTTTGCCTGTTTTCCAGTAAGGGAAGTGTTTACCTGTCCCTGTAGGCACTGCAGCAGGGAGAAGACTGTGAAGAAGCGTTTCAGGGTTTCTACCATGTGTTGCTGCACCATCTCCCTGCCGATGCGCAGACAGATGAGTGCCATCAGGCTGAGGGTCTTCAGACACACAGCCGAACGTGTCTGCACTCCACTGGGGAACCTGAGGACAGAACAGAGTGGCAGATTCAATAAAACTGTTTCATATTGTCTATTTCAACTCAATGTAACACTATGTGAATTTATGTGGGGAAATAATTTTCCGTCTCCAAGGTCCAAtgtaacactgaacaaaaatataaacaacatatgaagtgttggtcccatgtttcatgagctgaaataaaagaacaCAGAATTTTCCACTTTTTTTATCCACAGCCCTACCTTTCTTttctctgtattcccagtcatgtaaaatccatagattagggattcatgaattcatttaaattgaatgatttcattatatgaactgtaactcagtaaaatctttgacatttttgcatatatatttttgttaagtgtaCATTAAACTTCTGGTATATAAATGGAAAATACAGTAAAAAGTGCCTTTAGAGTGTTGTGAGGTGCATTAAGGTGCATGAGGTTAACCATCCTGGGCTAGGTGAGCCGTTCCATAGGGTTAGTTGTTCAGCCTGGAGACTAGAAAGACCTCGATCCCTAGAATGTTTATATGTGCCTTCTAAAAAACGATTGCCAGGCACCAGCAGCGAACTCATTGTGCTCCAAGCCAGAGCACACTGCTTAGACCAATGCAGTTCACAATGCTCTAGCATTGTGgcggcagggtaccctagtggttagagcgttggacaagtaactggaaggttgcaagttcaaaccccccagctgacaaggtacaaatctgtcgttctgcccctgaacaggcagttaacctactgttcctaggcagtcattgaaaataaggatttgttcttaactgatttgcctagtaaaatataggtaataaaaaatataaaaaataaaatgttctaGCAAGCCGTGAGAATACGTGATACATGATGGTAATAGCGCGTTTTAATTATTTGGTTTTAAGCCTTCCCCAAACCATAGTCATAACCACtcagaatgaatacctaaacttaaccctgtGACCATGTGGAAATAATGCATCAAAAAATAGAGACGTTCATCCAGAATACATTGAATTCCCAAGGGAAGCTATAAGATCTTGTTGAGTTGTTAGTGTGCGTGCGGTTTACCCACCCCATCCTGGGTGAGGTGAGAAGGTCCAGCAGGGGCAGCAGAACATCCTGGTTGATCTTCATCAGCATGTCCATGAGGGTGGAGTCCGACAGAAACACAATGATCTTCTGGGTCAGAACCACGGCACCCAGCAGACCTGCCTCCTTACGGGTGTTCAGACGACAGGACACAGGGGGAGACACCTGGGGGGGGAACACATGCCATACAGGGTTACAACTGAGCCAAAATAGAGGAATGACCTCCAGAGTAGTGAGACTGTGTAGAGCTCTCAGGAAATACTGAAGTCCATTACCATAAAAAACTAAGTATATATAgattgcatctcaaatggcaccagccactggtcaaaaatagtgaGCCAAATAGGAAATAGGGAGCCATTTAGGATGCACCCATAGCGAGGGCAATGAAATAAAAGACAGTATTACCAGGTATCCAATGTAGGGCAGGTACTGGTAGGTGAGTACAGGCTCTCCATAGAGGTGTGCGATGTAGATGAGACAGTCCAGAACTGGTCCTGCTGTCTGGTCTCCAACCACAGGCTTCTTCTCATACACACTGCCCATCCCAACACTCTCCAGGCTGCTCTCCTCCGACACCACCGGAGCCACAAACTGGTGCTTCTCCGGGCCTGATTGGTTAGAGGGAAACGAGAGAGAGTGCATACACTTGAGGGAAAAAACCAGCCATTTCCATCAGTAGGCACTACAGAATGACAACCTCTGATTTAATATGGATATCTTAATTGATAAGGATCTCTGTAGTATACACAATCACATTTATTTTGACGTGTGAACTGGCTGATTGTGTCATAACTCATCCAGGACAATAGAGAGTGCTGTGActtggtgttttctgtaataTAGTATGTATGACCCGTTACAGCAAACTCCTCAGGATTTTAAAATCCTGTAGTTTCAGTGCCAACTCTTGATCAGTTACTCACCAATGTAGCAGGTGGTGAGCAGCCGGAGCAGATTCCTGGCCACATATCGAGACGTCACTGTTGGTCCAAGCTTTGCAGACAGCCATCTAACTGTCTTGCAGACCGTATCTGTAGAGAGAAATCAGTTAAATACAGTCAACACAATATTGACAATTGATATTCTCATCACCCAGAACCAAATCTCTTGCTAATCGATTTGAGTTCTGGAGGAAAAAGATTTCAATCTCTCCTAACAAAATCCCCATCGCCTCTGCCAAAGCCCATTCCCAGTGGGGGATGAGATATCAAAACACACTGAGCAACTAACACTTGAACTCTGCTGCCATGCCTGTTCATGTGGGGTAAAGTTCAGTTCAGCACTCATTTTTCATAGCCTGGGTTTAAGTGTTTGTGAAAACATTCCACTCCAAACATTGTTTGGCTTAAAAGAATAGAAGGAGCATATTGTTAGCAAAACAATAAGTCTGGAATTCAGGCTACATTTGTCCAGGGCAAAGTCCAGCACTGTAGCATTCAACTTGGTCTTTTCTGAATGTGTATAAAGCATTTCACCCAGTAAACTACTGTAGAGATGTCATGACAAGGCATTGGTTAAGAATGAAGGGTTCTGCTGTAATTCTGTTGGTGttgctggtctgtctgtctggggaatgGGCTCAGGGGGAACGTGGAGGGAGGGTCAAAGGGAGTGAAAGTACCAGCCCTGACATCTGGACGGAGCTGagaaacatggtggtggaacagacagtggagcTGAGAAACATGGAGGCCAAATTGAGGGACAGTGAGAAACAGGTGGAAGAGCtgaagagagaacacaggtaaTCTGTCACCATAGGACGTACACTGAAGGGAGCACTACTGCAAACCAAAGGTGCTTATCATCGGCAGTGTATGATACATCTACTGTAGTCAAGGAGTGACGTGAAAGAACATCAACATAAAACAGTTGCAGATGTTAAGATAATTTATAGTAGGATGGCCAGAATTCGtgactaaaataaaaaataataattcattCAGGAAAATTGCGTCGCATTAGCTAGGTTGGATTCTGTGCAAAAATTTCGGCTAGTGGCTACCGGACAGACTCATTTTCCCGTTGAACTCATCACTCTTCTCCAATCAGCAgggtataaaaataaaaaaaataggtaAGATTGATATTTATTTTTAGGCATTACATGTAGTATTTTCATATTTTAGTTTATGCTTTATGTTCATTTGAAATTCCTGTTCTTTTTAGAAGATTTCACAAAAACAAGCGTATCTCTGAACTGTCAACGGAGTGCATAACAAGCGTTATATTTTCAAAGCCTTTTATATTTGATTCAGATTGTGTCATGATAACTTATCTTTTTGCGACCCGCAGAAAACAACTTTGAAGATGACCACAAAATGCAAAATCCTCAACAGCTGTCTCAACTGATATGTTAATGATGTGTTAGAGCAACACCGCACTGAACGATCCAGAACATGAAGAATCCTATTTTTCTAGGCAACATGTATTTTATAAACATAAAGAAGTGAAACTTCATGGCCAAAGAGCATTTTCACCCACAGATTGGGTTGATATCATATGACTGTTTACTGTCAGTCCGAAAAACCTTTTTTTCCCCACACAAACGGCAAAGATTATTTTACTGGAACTCTCGTTAGAAGTTGAAAATGTGAACATTAGGTCTATTTAATATAATTGTTTAAAAACTACTTTTGGGGTGACACTCTAGCAAGACTACTTTTGGGGTGACACTCTAGCAAGACTACTTTTGGGGTGACACTCTAGCAAGACTACTTTTGGGGTGACACTCTAGCAAGACTACTTTTGGGGTGACACTCTAGCAAGACTACTTTTGGGGTGACACTCTAGCAAGACTACTTTTGGGGTGACACTCTAGCAAGACTACTTTTGGGGTGATACTCTAGCAAGACTACTTTTGGGGTGATACTCTAGCAAGACTACTTTTGGGGTGATACTCTAGCAAGACTACTTTTGGGGTGATACTCTAGCAAGACTACTTTTGGGGTGATACTCTAGCAAGACTACTTTTGGGGTGATACTCTAGCAAGACTACTTTTGGGGTGATACTCTAGCAAGACTACTTTTGGGGTGATACTCTAGCAAGACTACTTTTGGGGTGACACTCTAGCAAGACTACTTTTGGGGTGATACTCTAGCAAGACTACTTTTGGGGTGATACTCTAACAAGACTACTTTTGGAGTGACACTATAGCAAGACTACTTTTGGGGTGACACTATAGCAAGACTACTTTTGGGGTGACACTATAGCAAGACTACTTTTGGGTGATGGTAGAGTAAAAAGATCTGTAGTAACAGTCTAGGCGTTCATACATCAGATATTTGCTACAAACATTGAAGGGTAGGGTATATTTCAGACTGCGACAGTGGAATGTCTTTCAAGTGCACTTTGGAGCAAATAGGCCTAATTGCTTCTCAATGTTGAATGCCTTTCTTTGTCATTTTAGCCTTGGATGCCAGAATGACAACCAGTGAGAGCCAGGTATGGGATCTGAAGACAGAATGCAGGTAAAACAGATGTGAATTTAACACCAATTTTACACAAACAATGAACTATTGTTCAATAAATCCCATTCAACATGATTTATTGAACAAACAGGATGAATTGGACAATAGTTACAATTGTTCATGTTGTGTTCTCGCCTGTGTCTGCTGAGCAGGCAGACCCATGGTGGCATTCTATACCTCTTTGTCTAACTCGGGAGCAATGCATGTCGGACCCTTCAACAGTGAAACCATATTGGTCTACAAAACAGTCATCAAACATTGGCAAGGGCTACAACCAAACCACAGGTAGTGTCTTCAGTGCTTACACACCAACCTACATGTTCACAGCAGTggaagctgctgaggggagggtagctcataataatggctggaaaggagcgaatggaatcaaatacatggaaaccatgtgtttgataccattccactcaagCCATTACCACAAttccatcctccccaattaaggtgccaccaacatcCTGTGGTCCACAGTGGCCAGCAAGACAATGAGTCCAACATCCCTGGCAGGCAGCTCCAGTGTCTAAGAGACACCACACAGTGTGGTTATGGTATGTCAGTAGAATCTCACCTAGAAGGATCTTGTGCTCTTTCTCCTCCGAATCCTCTGAAGAGTCATGCTCATCCTCCACCATGTCTTTCTGTGCGTCCTCCAGCTCCATGCCATTGACAAACTCTCCCTCCAGGGTGGCCACTGTCTCCTCTGTGCAGCCAGATAGAGTCAGTTCTAGGCTGGGaccactgtcccctgtccccctctccttcccctcagtctcctcctccagctcccctccctcctctccctcactggcCTGCTTCAGGTCCTGGCTGCTGTCAGCTGACTTCAGACTGGCTCGGTCTCGAGTGGAGTCGGCGTCTCCGATAGAGACCTCGCTAGTGCTGCTCTTGTCGCTCAGTCTCCCCACGCTCAAAGACTCCTGGTCCTGCTCATTGCCTCCTGCTGCGGAGTTCTGGCTCTGCAGTTTCCCCCCAGTGGCTCCCCCTGCTCCATTGTTGACATAAAAGCCATTCTGGAAGTCCTCCCCCTCTGAGAGGAACACCTGGTCATTGAGGCTGATACCGGAGGAGTAGTCCACCAGCCCTGGGTCTCCCCCCACTCCTACACCCCCAGCCCCTCCACTGCCCCCTCCCACCTTCCCACTCACAGAGCCTGAGGACGGCCTGCCTTCCTggtagtcctcctcctcctctcctaggtCACATGCCCCTCCCCTCAGGCCTTTGCTGGCCTCCCATTGGGGCTCAGAGCCCGAGCTGCAGCTCTCGAAGCCAGATATGATCTGGAGCACGTGTGGCAGGAGGCTGGACAGGAAGGCCTGCAGACCCAGTCTGACGATCAACTGCAGAACAAAGCAGTCTGTGTAGAGGTAGAAGCGACCTCTGAGACACCGCGGGTTCTCATACACACTGACCAAGGGCTTCAGGAGATACTTGGCTGCGTTTCGAGGCCCGAGTACCCTAGAGATGGGCTCAAACAGGTACCAGGCAGCATACACAGCAGTGGACTCCTCTAGCATGAGCGCCAGTACAAAGGGCAGGAGGATCTCCAACCCCTCAGCTGTGATGACTCCCTGTAACAGTGTCTCCAGCTGCTGCCATAGGTGGAAGACCACATCGCGACCTTGAAGGCTGCAGGTGGTCTCCATCTTGGAATGGTAGGAGTAGATGAAATGGTGCAGGGCAGGGAAATATGTGGGGAAAGGCAACGGGGAGAGGATGGGGCTCAGTAACTGACAGGGGTTTGGGGGCGGGAGACCCTCATAAATGGGGTCGTATTTAAAAAGAAGAGGTCGAGGACCACATGGTTTCTCTACTTTGGCTTTGGAGGAGTGCTGGCGTAGATGTAGCAGTGTCTCCAGAGCATGATGCAGTGGCAGGGGCACGTCACGCAGGCTGGCCGAACATAGCTTTATCACAGCCTGGAAGCGCTCACTCAGGGGAGTGCCTGATTTCACACCCCGCAGTTTAGACGAGTAGAAGATCTCGGCTATGAGGACACCAAGAGCCTGCATGTCCCTCTGGTAGAGTTCTGCTAGCGAGGGGAGACATTGTGgagctcctgtcctctccttcctggaGTCAGACTGGTGCCAGACTTGTGCATGCAGGCTCTTCACCAGGAAGTTGTCGAGTTTCTCCAGCTCTTCCAGAGGTTGAAGGGGGCTGAAGCCCTCAGGCAGGGTGATCTTCAAGTCCTCTGTGTTGGTGGCACCACTCAAACTCCCCTCTCCATGCTTCTTGTTTATGATGCCCCCTCTCTGTAGCATGGCACTGCGTATGCCAGAGCCCAGGGCATTGGTGGCATTACCTGCTGTCCCCTCCCCAGGGAAAGAGCTGG
Proteins encoded:
- the wdr81 gene encoding WD repeat-containing protein 81, which encodes MEWLVSAVEKDLGVDRRQLGPGPRPQELVALVPTRWVMGLRERRVIRCARSESASEAEIRTYLQCSLVKLPPGWTRVCIQGLRKIKLSYRLTRDPGCQLVSQDSFMKTMQGVSQRNFRNLWCDAHHSHVQPYSGATEQMHVAAIDAVRQALQKLFCSTFVSIPVSPSLSPARDKDKDNPLSPSSSSSKHPSDQLCPNVLPAECLLESAEMLYVVLPYTQYSLHDIVTYSPAKLANSHAKVLFILYQLLIALRACQASGLSCGELSLQDIAVDEQLCSRLKVTLAHYEVLGDDREAECYVTEGQAPRSINARDQGQGVYSDRDKRLCRDCFDELKSLVLDWVHGRVSNFRYLMELNRLAGRREGDPNYHPVLPWVVDFTVPYGRFRDLRRSKFRLNKGDKQLDFTYEMTKEALAAAVANGGGAVSIIGDLGLGGSVGAGGSGQSEHLHVPHHISDVLSDITYYVYRARQTPKSVLCSHVRSQWEPNEYPASMERIQSWTPDECIPEFYTDPSIFRSIHPDMPDLEVPPWCNSCEEFIEVHRCLLESREVSQQLHYWIDLTFGYKLSGKEAVKAKNVCLHLVDNHTHLTSYGVVQLFDQPHPPRLAPYQYSPPEPPLLGPATLNVPPLQTPTLDAMVDGMVPEAMGCESSGWTMVDRDEELEQGMEALDSLSGGISTGTSSTTSVPLPLISTARSGGKTGGEHPAMVVSQSPSSFPGEGTAGNATNALGSGIRSAMLQRGGIINKKHGEGSLSGATNTEDLKITLPEGFSPLQPLEELEKLDNFLVKSLHAQVWHQSDSRKERTGAPQCLPSLAELYQRDMQALGVLIAEIFYSSKLRGVKSGTPLSERFQAVIKLCSASLRDVPLPLHHALETLLHLRQHSSKAKVEKPCGPRPLLFKYDPIYEGLPPPNPCQLLSPILSPLPFPTYFPALHHFIYSYHSKMETTCSLQGRDVVFHLWQQLETLLQGVITAEGLEILLPFVLALMLEESTAVYAAWYLFEPISRVLGPRNAAKYLLKPLVSVYENPRCLRGRFYLYTDCFVLQLIVRLGLQAFLSSLLPHVLQIISGFESCSSGSEPQWEASKGLRGGACDLGEEEEDYQEGRPSSGSVSGKVGGGSGGAGGVGVGGDPGLVDYSSGISLNDQVFLSEGEDFQNGFYVNNGAGGATGGKLQSQNSAAGGNEQDQESLSVGRLSDKSSTSEVSIGDADSTRDRASLKSADSSQDLKQASEGEEGGELEEETEGKERGTGDSGPSLELTLSGCTEETVATLEGEFVNGMELEDAQKDMVEDEHDSSEDSEEKEHKILLDTVCKTVRWLSAKLGPTVTSRYVARNLLRLLTTCYIGPEKHQFVAPVVSEESSLESVGMGSVYEKKPVVGDQTAGPVLDCLIYIAHLYGEPVLTYQYLPYIGYLVSPPVSCRLNTRKEAGLLGAVVLTQKIIVFLSDSTLMDMLMKINQDVLLPLLDLLTSPRMGFPSGVQTRSAVCLKTLSLMALICLRIGREMVQQHMVETLKRFFTVFSLLQCLQGQMESAPRREVGEYILLDVRTPDGSEVTCELGVLEELQAVFNPEMAYASYIPFYCLIGDVAIRKLVSNHELVWSLAQSYHSRVSPGSPNANPPAGSKDRVEMPPTTCSIGPSPGLGRHVGRSPFPAPYSSSTPLGSDTLPESGTFGSHLVGNRIQVARDSEPACGSPNLGSLDNWGHPRPSHTQPVITSASTFTTPSLGPSFSSYSWMVGPTPEDSALKQELPRSGRSLQGNWLAYWQYEIGLNQQDPHFHFHQIRLQSFLGHSGAAKCLAPLAGEDYFLSGSKDKTVKLWPLYNHGDGTREVEPRLTYTDHKKSVFYVGQLEALQEVVSCDGTVHLWDQFTGKQIRSYEALDGKNPITAVTTMPAPHCSVVFGSADSVLRFIDPRKPGLQHEFRLAYNNVSAGLIRYLAVSPGGRTVAAGFSSGFIVLLDARTGLVLRGWPAHEGDILQIKAAGGNVIISSSTDHTLTVWKDLEHKPLHQYKCPSDPVHAFDLYGAEIVAGTLANKIGVYSMMNISASPASSTKLSSENFRGTLTSLAVLPTKRLLLLGSENGAIRLLA